The following coding sequences are from one Piliocolobus tephrosceles isolate RC106 unplaced genomic scaffold, ASM277652v3 unscaffolded_45804, whole genome shotgun sequence window:
- the LOC113219481 gene encoding zinc finger protein 394 isoform X2: MNSSLTAQRRGSDAELGPWVMAARSKDAAPSQRDGLLPVKVEEDSPGSWELGYPGAWPDPETSRLHFRQLRYQEVAGPEEALSRLRELCRRWLRPELLSKEQILELLVLEQFLTILPEELQAWVREHCPENGEEAVAVVRALQRALDGTSPQGMATFEDMAVSLTWEEWERLDPARRDFRRESAQKDSGSTVPPSDTVCGP, translated from the exons ATGAATTCCAGCTTGACCGCCCAGAGACGCGGCAGTGACGCCGAGTTGGGACCCTGGGTGATGGCTGCGAGGTCCAAGGACGCGGCGCCGTCCCAACGCGACGGACTTTTGCCAGTGAAAGTGGAGGAAGACTCACCCGGAAGTTGGGAGCTCGGCTATCCAGGGGCTTGGCCAGATCCCGAAACTTCTCGACTGCACTTTAGGCAACTGCGTTACCAGGAGGTGGCTGGACCGGAAGAGGCGCTGAGCCGGCTTCGAGAACTCTGTCGTCGGTGGCTGAGGCCTGAGCTGCTCTCCAAGGAGCAGATCCTGGAGCTGCTGGTGCTGGAGCAGTTCCTCACCATCCTGCCCGAGGAACTCCAAGCCTGGGTGCGAGAGCACTGCCCGGAGAACGGGGAGGAGGCAGTGGCCGTGGTGCGGGCTCTGCAGCGAGCGCTCGATGGAACCTCACCTCAG GGGATGGCGACTTTCGAGGACATGGCTGTGTCTCTAACCTGGGAGGAGTGGGAGCGCCTGGACCCAGCACGGAGGGACTTCCGCAGAGAGAGTGCACAGAAGGATTCCGGGAGCACAGTTCCCCCTA
- the LOC113219481 gene encoding zinc finger protein 394 isoform X3, with product MNSSLTAQRRGSDAELGPWVMAARSKDAAPSQRDGLLPVKVEEDSPGSWELGYPGAWPDPETSRLHFRQLRYQEVAGPEEALSRLRELCRRWLRPELLSKEQILELLVLEQFLTILPEELQAWVREHCPENGEEAVAVVRALQRALDGTSPQVWKAELRTKS from the coding sequence ATGAATTCCAGCTTGACCGCCCAGAGACGCGGCAGTGACGCCGAGTTGGGACCCTGGGTGATGGCTGCGAGGTCCAAGGACGCGGCGCCGTCCCAACGCGACGGACTTTTGCCAGTGAAAGTGGAGGAAGACTCACCCGGAAGTTGGGAGCTCGGCTATCCAGGGGCTTGGCCAGATCCCGAAACTTCTCGACTGCACTTTAGGCAACTGCGTTACCAGGAGGTGGCTGGACCGGAAGAGGCGCTGAGCCGGCTTCGAGAACTCTGTCGTCGGTGGCTGAGGCCTGAGCTGCTCTCCAAGGAGCAGATCCTGGAGCTGCTGGTGCTGGAGCAGTTCCTCACCATCCTGCCCGAGGAACTCCAAGCCTGGGTGCGAGAGCACTGCCCGGAGAACGGGGAGGAGGCAGTGGCCGTGGTGCGGGCTCTGCAGCGAGCGCTCGATGGAACCTCACCTCAG